From Enoplosus armatus isolate fEnoArm2 chromosome 23, fEnoArm2.hap1, whole genome shotgun sequence, a single genomic window includes:
- the aco1 gene encoding cytoplasmic aconitate hydratase, whose product MSATANNPFQHIVEPLDPKDPKQQFYNLSKLGDPRYDRLPFSIRVLLESAVRNCDEFLVKRSDVESILNWKQTQTQTVEVPFRPARVILQDFTGVPAVVDFAAMRDAVMKLGGDPEKINPVCPADLVIDHSIQVDFNRKSDSLQKNQDLEFDRNRERFQFLKWGSKAFRNMRIIPPGSGIVHQVNLEYLARVVFNYDGYFYPDSLVGTDSHTTMIDGLGVLGWGVGGIEAEAVMLGQPISMVLPEVVGYKLCGTPDKFITSTDIVLTVTKHLRQEGVVGKFVEFFGPGVAQLSIADRATIANMCPEYGATAAFFPVDEVSIQYLEQTGREAEKLAYITKYLKAVAMFRDYNDVSQDPDFTQVVELDLTTVVPCCSGPKRPQDRVPVSDMKKDFEACLGAKQGFKGFQVTPESHSAVVPFQFNGNEYTLNHGSVVIAAITSCTNTSNPSVMLGAGLLAKKAIQSGLSVKPYIKTSLSPGSGVVTYYLKESGVMDYLSQLGFEVVGYGCMTCIGNSGPLPEPVVEAINQGDLVAAGVLSGNRNFEGRVHPNTRANYLASPPLVIAYAIAGTVRIDFEKEPIAINSEGKEIFLRDIWPTREEIQAVEKTFVIPSMFKEVYEKIEKVNERWNSLVAPSDKLYTWDPKSTYIKSPPFFEGLTMKLQPPKSITDAQVLLNLGDSVTTDHISPAGNIARNSAAARYLSIRGLTPRDYNSYGSRRGNDAVMARGTFANIRLFNKFLNKQAPQTIHLPTGETLDVFDAAERYQQSGVPLLVLAGKEYGSGSSRDWAAKGPFLLGIKAVIAESYERIHRSNLVGMGVIPLEYLPGDTADSLGLTGRERYSVIIPEQLAPRMMVDVKLDTGKTFQVRMRFDTDVELAYFHHGGILNYMIRKMSEN is encoded by the exons ATGTCTGCGACAGCGAATAATCCTTTTCAACATATAGTTGAGCCTCTGGACCCCAAGGACCCAAAGCAGCAGTTTTATAATCTTTCCAAGCTTGGAGATCCCAGATATG ACCGTCTGCCTTTCTCCATCCGGGTCCTCCTGGAGTCTGCTGTCAGGAACTGCGACGAGTTCCTGGTGAAGCGCTCCGACGTGGAAAGCATCCTCAACTGGAAGCAGACCCAGACTCAAACTGTGGAGGTGCCATTCAGACCAGCCCGTGTCATCCTGCAGGACTTCAC CGGTGTCCCTGCCGTGGTGGACTTTGCCGCCATGCGCGACGCGGTGATGAAACTTGGCGGCGACCCAGAGAAGATTAATCCCGTTTGCCCCGCCGACCTCGTCATAGATCATTCCATCCAAGTGGACTTTAACAGGAA GTCTGACAGCCTTCAGAAAAACCAGGACTTGGAGTTTGACCGCAACAGAGAGAGATTTCAGTTCTTAAAG TGGGGCTCTAAAGCCTTCAGGAACATGCGAATCATTCCTCCTGGTTCAGGGATCGTCCACCAGGTCAACCTAGAATACTTGGCTAGAGTGGTGTTTAACTATGATGGGTACTTCTACCCTGATAGCCTGGTGGGCACAGACTCCCACACCACCATGATCGATGGACTGGGAGTCCTGGGCTGGG GAGTCGGTGGGATTGAAGCGGAGGCTGTCATGCTGGGTCAGCCAATAAGCATGGTGCTGCCTGAGGTGGTGGGATATAAGCTGTGCGGGACCCCAGACAAGTTCATCACCTCCACTGACATCGTCCTCACTGTTACCAAG CACCTCCGGCAGGAGGGTGTCGTGGGGAAGTTCGTGGAGTTCTTTGGCCCGGGCGTCGCTCAGCTGTCCATCGCCGACCGAGCCACCATCGCCAACATGTGTCCGGAGTACGGCGCCACGGCAGCTTTCTTCCCCGTGGACGAAGTCAGCATTCAGTACCTTGAGCAGACCG gGCGAGAAGCAGAAAAGCTGGCCTACATCACGAAGTACCTGAAGGCCGTGGCCATGTTCAGAGACTACAACGATGTCTCTCAGGATCCAGATTTCACTCAG gttgtAGAGCTGGATCTGACTACAGTGGTCCCATGCTGCAGCGGTCCCAAAAGACCTCAGGACAGAGTTCCTGTGTCCGACATGAAAAAAGACTTTGAAGCCTGCCTGGGAGCAAAG cAAGGTTTCAAGGGTTTCCAAGTGACTCCTGAGAGTCACAGCGCCGTGGTCCCCTTCCAGTTTAATGGAAACGAGTATACGTTAAACCACGGCTCGGTGGTCATCGCCGCCATCACCAGCTGCACCAACACCAGCAACCCATCTGTCATGCTTGGAGCAG GACTCCTTGCAAAAAAGGCAATCCAGAGTGGCTTGAGCGTGAAGCCATACATAAAGACCAGCCTGTCCCCTGGCAGTGGAGTGGTCACCTACTACCTAAAGGAGAGTGGTGTTATGGACTACCTCTCTCAGCTGGG CTTTGAGGTTGTTGGCTATGGTTGCATGACCTGTATAGGCAACAGTGGGCCGCTCCCAGAGCCGGTGGTGGAGGCCATAAACCAG GGTGATCTGGTGGCCGCAGGCGTCCTGTCAGGAAACCGAAACTTTGAAGGGAGAGTCCACCCCAACACCAGAGCAAACTACCTGGCTTCTCCACCTCTCGTCATCGCCTATGCAATAGCCGGCACTGTGAGGATAGACTTTGAGAAAGAGCCCATTG CCATTAACTCTGAAGGCAAAGAGATTTTCCTGAGGGATATCTGGCCCACACGGGAGGAGATCCAGGCTGTGGAGAAAACGTTTGTCATCCCATCAATGTTCAAAGAAGTCTATGAGAAGATTGAG AAAGTGAATGAACGCTGGAACTCTCTGGTCGCTCCCTCTGATAAGCTGTACACCTGGGACCCCAAATCCACCTACATCAAGTCACCACCGTTCTTCGAGGGTTTG ACCATGAAGCTGCAGCCACCCAAGTCCATAACTGACGCCCAAGTGCTGCTGAACTTGGGAGACTCGGTCACCACAGACCACATCTCTCCTGCAGGGAACATCGCCAGGAACAGCGCTGCAGCGCGCTACCTGAGCATCAGAGG tttgaccCCCCGTGACTACAACTCGTACGGCTCGCGCCGAGGTAACGACGCCGTCATGGCCAGAGGGACGTTCGCCAACATCCGCCTCTTTAACAAGTTCCTCAACAAGCAGGCGCCGCAAACCATCCACCTGCCAACGGGAGAAACG CTGGATGTGTTTGACGCTGCAGAGAGATACCAGCAGTCCGGTGTCCCTCTGCTGGTTCTAGCGGGGAAGGAGTACGGCTCGGGCAGCTCCAGGGACTGGGCAGCAAAGGGCCCCTTTCTACTG GGTATTAAGGCGGTGATCGCGGAGAGCTACGAGCGGATCCACCGCAGTAACCTGGTCGGGATGGGAGTGATCCCCCTGGAGTATCTTCCAGGCGACACTGCTGACAGCCTGGGACTGACCGGCCGGGAGCGCTACAGCGTCATCATCCCCGAGCAGCTCGCACCCAGGATGATGGTGGACGTAAAG CTCGACACGGGGAAAACGTTCCAAGTGCGGATGCGGTTCGACACCGACGTGGAGCTGGCGTACTTCCACCACGGAGGCATCCTCAACTACATGATCCGCAAGATGTCCGAAAACTGA